The Ramlibacter pinisoli genome has a segment encoding these proteins:
- a CDS encoding DsbA family protein: MPHAIEYFLAPQSPWTYLGHERFVAMARAAGTAVRVLPMDLGRVFPVSGGLPLPKRAPQRQAYRLVELQRFRDHLGLPLNLHPKFFPVSADPASRLIIAVDLHDGSEAALRLTGAVLTAVWAQERDIADAATLAGLLRECGLAAARLDDAAAPAVQQRYDENTQAAIDRGLFGSPSYVVDGELFWGQDRLEFVQRKLQS, from the coding sequence GAGCGCTTCGTGGCCATGGCCCGCGCTGCCGGCACCGCCGTCCGCGTGCTGCCGATGGACCTGGGCCGGGTGTTCCCGGTCAGCGGCGGGCTGCCGCTGCCCAAGCGGGCGCCGCAACGGCAGGCGTACCGGCTGGTCGAGCTGCAGCGGTTCCGCGACCACCTGGGCCTGCCGCTGAACCTGCACCCCAAGTTCTTCCCGGTCTCGGCCGATCCGGCCTCGCGCCTGATCATCGCGGTCGACCTGCACGACGGCAGCGAGGCCGCGCTGCGCCTCACCGGTGCGGTGCTGACGGCGGTGTGGGCGCAGGAGCGCGACATCGCCGATGCGGCGACGCTGGCCGGCCTGCTGCGCGAGTGCGGGCTGGCCGCGGCGCGGCTGGACGACGCCGCGGCGCCGGCGGTGCAGCAGCGCTACGACGAGAACACGCAGGCCGCCATCGACCGCGGCCTGTTCGGCTCGCCCAGCTACGTCGTCGATGGCGAACTGTTCTGGGGGCAGGACCGGCTCGAGTTCGTGCAACGCAAACTTCAATCCTGA